From the Drechmeria coniospora strain ARSEF 6962 chromosome 02, whole genome shotgun sequence genome, the window GTTGCCtccgacgatgaaggcggcCGTGTGGAgggccgtcgcggcggcggccctccGGGCCTGGTGGGCGCGGACGGCGGCCAGCTTCGTCGACCAGTCGGGGCGGACTCGGTCGGTGGTGACGACGTTgggggccgaggccgagaggctGTGGGTGCGCCTTCGACCctgcctcggcgacgccggcggcagcgtcgagcTGAGCGAGCTCTGCGAGGACATGGCCGTGGAGGAGGCGATGTTGGacgtcgaggcgacggcgtggacgaggccCCGGCGAAAGGGCGGAGGGTCATACGTGACGCCGAACTCGGGTTGCTGGCAGTAGGGACAGGCGGCCGGCTCGGATATGAGCATCTCGGGCGGGTCGCCGGCCtggagggcgtcggcgggatcccgggcggcgccgtcggagTGGTGCTCGGGCAGGTGGGGGTCGGGGCGCTTTATCTGGACGAAGCACTCGCTGCAGATGGACTGGTCGCAGCAGCGGGTCCGGTTCAGGTAGGGCGGGTAGGAGAGGAAACAGATGGGAcactcggcggcgtccttgTAGAGGTAGACCTCGATCGGCTGGCCGTTGACGAAGGGGTCGGGGGGCAGAAAGGTCTCCTTGGGCGTCaggtccgtcgacgacgcgttGCGGGAGCCGACGctgagggcggcggcgagggccttGGCTCTCGGCTTCAGGACGTTGCGgacggccgagctcgtcgtcgcgggcgagggcaggctcgggccgacggccgggTCGCTGCggtccgaggcggccgacagGGTCCTCGCGCCCATGGGCACGGTCAAGCTGGCCAGGGCCGggggcgaggtcgaggtcgaggcgggcgggcgggggacgaggtcggcatcgggcggggcgtcggcgggcggcACGGGCAGgccgcgggcggcggcgacgagctgaTGCTCGGCCCAGCTCGAGGACCAGTCGTTCAGGCCGCGCCAGAACGGGGCCATCCTCCTCTCGATCTGTCGACGGCCGGTCAGCACACGAGGGGCCACGGCAggcagacggcggcgcgggaggCGAGCTGACGACGAACCTGCAGATGTCTCACGACGGGCTTGCTAAAGTCTTCGGTGCCCGTGTAGGTGCCCAAGGTGACGAGGAatccgccgtcgacgtgctcCTCGCGCATGCTTCGCTCCCGCTCCTTGGCGCGGGAGACACGCTCtcgctcgaggcggcgggccTCGCGCTCCTGCCTCGTCTCTCGGCGCTCGAAGGGGGCATCCTGGCGTTGGCGGTCACGGGAAGCGGTTTGGAGGCTCAGGAAGCCCGTCAGGTCGGCGCGGCTCATGCGATTCCGGgatcggccgtcgccgcggcggccatcggcggcaccgtcgggcTCGGCGCGCGCCTCCTTTGCGTTGGAGTTTCCCATGTCGAAGGGTACGCGGAGCAGCGTCAACAGCTGCCGCAGGAGGGGTGGACGAGGGTGCAGAAGGTCGAAGGCGTGCTCGCCAGATGAAATGACACTCGCCTCCCGCCAAGCGAGCGGGCTcggggacggcgaggcgacgggaGCACCGGCCGAAAGGTTGCCTGGGCGGGTGACGGAGCCAGGCCAGCGACGGCACCTTCTGCGACCGGGCAGTGGACGTGGAAGCGGACGTTGAAGCGGACGGGGAAGTGGACGTGGTCGAGGAAGCAGACGATCTGACTGGGACGAGGTCAAATGGCGGACCCAGTCAGCTCATGCATCTCGCTGGGCGTCGGGTCCGTCCGCCGATGGAAAATGGGCGACTCGACGAGGGACCGATTCCGCGCGTCGAGGTCAAGATGcgtggcgaggagggggagTTGGTCGAGAGTCGGTCGAGagtcggtcgacggcgaggaaacGAAcgaggccttggccttgggaGGCCAGCGGCGGTGGAGGATCGTCGGGCCGATCGGAGTGATGAGATCGAtcgacgagacggtcgaggggGAGGGACGGACCtggcgccctcgtctccaAGGCGGGCTCGGTGCCagagccgccgccggggatGATGGGAGCTGCTGGagggtcgtcgacgcggcggtGACGGGATGGTTGAGGGGGCAGTGGATGGGAGGGAGATGATGAGCGGGAAGAAGcctcgtgccgtcgacggggacgaggaagcgtACGGTGCTGCACTGGCTGCTGCACTGCACAGGCACCGCGGCGCTACCGAGGAgacggagtaggtgtacagtacggcgtacagtgCAGAAAGTGCAGTACAGGGTACAGTGCAGAAGGAacagtgcagagtacagtgcagcaagtacaataGAGGAtacagtgcagcaagtacagtagagaATACAGTGCagccagtacagtacagagtacagtgcagccagtacagagtacagtgcagcaagcacagagtacagtgcagcaagtacagtaggtaagCACTTGGATGCTAGGAGCACCGTACAATagcggtacaagtacctgacatgcacatgcagttgcacatgcactcgtgCTGCCAATCAAGtaccaagcaagtactagATGGAGCACGTCACTCTGGTGCTCCCACCGCCAGCACCCACCTGGCGGATGGCGGGATGGGCGGACGTGGGGTTGGTCGGCGCAAGCGTCAGCGGTCACGGCCACTGAAGcggtcgccgtcggtgcGAGCTGGGAGGTTCGTGGCGGGTGCGGGCGAGCctagggggggggaggggggggggggggggcattgggggcgagcagcagccgctAGCAGCGCCGACGGGGGTGGCACCAGCCGCTTCCGAACGCAACCAAACCagggcgaggccgcccgCAGGCAAGCAAGGCCCCCTACGCGGTCTGCACACGCGTGCGGCGGTGGGCGAGAGACGCATTTTCCCTTTTTCATCCGACGatcgcgccgtcgtcgggtcgTGCACACGTCCTCTGCGTACGGGGCGATGGAGGGCTTTGCTGATTCTCCACGGCAGACGAGCGACACTTGCTGCGGTACTTGCGGTGTAGGTCCGGCCGAGTACCAGTACTTTTTGGTCATTACCAGTACGGCGGCCATGCAGCTTGCTGCATTCCCGTGCCctacgtgcaagtacatgtaccgcgCCGCAGGTGTGGTGGCTCcgactgtacttgtacaagtacatgaactcgCCGTCGTAGGAGCAAGGTGCCCAAGCGCACTAATGTAGGCACGAACGTGGGCACACCAACTACTgggtactagtacctacaagtaagtactaagcaGGTGGGGTGACGGGATGCAGTGAGTGAGGGGGGCGCACAAGGGGCGGTCGTTGCTCCGCCGAGGTCAACAATGGCCACAACAATCCCGTTAtgccgtacagtaagtgctgAACATGGACAGAGGGGTAGCAAAAATGccgattcaatttgtagggGTAGTGCTACcgaaactgaatcgtcacttttgtcaagtgactgtactcGTTCTCGTACCTACTAGGAAAGTAATGCTGCCAGGAACCTTGGGATTGTTTGTGGCTCCAGTATGTATGTGtgcctgtaagtacagcacttgcgtactactgtactgtacttgcttactacctctgtactgtacttgcttaccacctctgtactgtacttgcttaccaTTGTCCTTGctgtgcagtaggtgtactctgtacctgtacccgaacttacagtaggtgtgcttcCACCATCCTCTCTCCAAACTCGTCGTGTCATCCGTATTCGCAGggtgacggcgccgacgatgcaccAGAAAGTCTACAGTAGGCTGCAGGGGCTCATTCCTCGAGACTTTTGGTACGGCGCAATCCATCCGAGGCGCACGGGGTGCGGCAAACTGATGACTGCGAGAGCTCAACAAACTGTGCCTGGTACTtgacttgtacttgctactTTGTCGTAATGATATTAATACATGGAggacggagcaagtacagcactgtacgggAGTGGTGTAatgcctgcaagtacattgaGCATAGGGGTTttggagtaattacggagtacactgtacggagtacaaggaggtgtacttgagtatgcagaattacttgcaagtaatactgaataaagtacagctacttgcCCTCCGTGCctctacttacttgcatggaaTTACATCTACTGTATAAAGcgcctgtactccgtgcttaatgtacacttgctgcacatgcaaaGGCATGACAGGATAACAAGTACACGtagtattacggagtgctccgtaagtgcagtaagtacagtaagtactaagtacgtGGTGGCAATACATGTGggtgtactccatacttgtacggttacttgacaaaagtgacgatgcAGTTTTGGTggcgctactcctacaaattgaatcgacatttctGACACCCCGCTGTACTCCTACAGCACACCCACCCCCATCTACCGCCTCGGCGCCCACGCCTGCAGCCATTCTCTCATCCTCGCGACGTTGCCCCtttccgcctcggccgcggcgacgcACCAGGCGAGCTCCCAGACCTTGTCGGCCGCCacgctctcggccgccctcctcCGCTGCTGgttcgcctcgtcgacgcaaAAGTACAGcggcgccgcctcgccgtcgacgtcggcgagcagccgcctcgcctcgggcagcgccgccttggcctccgaGGCGAGCggttcgaggccggcgttggcCCGTCCCGTCCGGCACCGCTCGTTGGCGCAGTGCGCCTTGCCGCAGCCCGTCATGAGCTGCTGCAGGTAGCGCctctccatcctcctcgcgAGCGCCCTGCCGTCGGGGTCGTGCATGCTCACGTAGAGGGGCCCGAAGCACACGGAGCACAGGCCCACGTCGTTGGCCGGACCTTGgcccgcggcgccgacgccgacgccgacgcgaccCTTGGGCCCGACGCCGTGCCGCGTTCGGCCGCAGAGCGGGTTGCGGCACGTGTCGGGCTTCGCCCGCCCGACCTTGTCGAGGTCGTGGTGCTTGAGATGCGTCTCCATGTCGCGCAGCCGGACGATCCGGTCGCAGAGGTGGCACTCGGTCGTCcgggcaccgtcggcgagctcgtgcgCCGTCATGCCCGACAgcgtcacctcggccgccggccgcaGCGGGTCTCCCTCCTGCGGCACCTCGAGGTGGCAGAAGCGGCACAGGATGAGCTTGCCCGGGCAGACCGTCGTGCGGTGCCTCGCGAGGTCCGGCAGCGAgggggcgacgacgtcgcacGCCGGGCACCGGTGATGCGTGTGGAACACTTGATCGTGCCGAGCCTTGCCCGCGGCGTCGTCCCCGCACGCCTCGTCTTGGCCGCAGTGCCAGTGCGCCTCCCACTCGGCCGATCCTTTGCGGAAGACGGCTCGACAGTCCGCGCACGCCACGTTGTTCCTGCGGCAGAAGCTCTCGTGCAGGACCATGGTCCTCCCGGGCACCCACTGGAGGCAGTTTTCGCATCGCTCCGCGTCGGCCCCGTGGCCTTGGCCCTCGACGCTCGTCGAACCGTCGGCcgcccgctcgtcgtcgtcgtcgtcggcggcggcggcggcggcccgggCCCGTAGCGTAAACGGGACGGCGTCCGACGAGGGCATGCGCTCGGCCGGCGCGTACACCGACAccatgatggcctcggcgccgtccatGGCCGCGTCCGTCGGAGACACGGCGATGGATTTGATGCCGCCCTCCGAGGGGCCAAAGTCTCCAAACACGTGATTCGACTCGCGCGGCGGCACCCTCTGCCGGGACGACTTGGGCGAGACAAAGAGGTCCAGGCCGTGCCCctgcgcgccgccgagggcgacgacgagcggccgCGCGCGGTCCCACGACGGCAGGGTAAAGTCGACATGGTCACCCGGTGCTACCCGGCCGCCAACCTCCTTCCAGATGCTcagctcgccgccttggGAGCTGCCgcgggacgaggcggcgtGGGCCCGCGACGCGATTCGACGCAGCGACTCCCgcgcctgctcctcgtcgagcggctcgatgtcgacctcgaggtccgtgtcgacgacgcagatgCCGTCCCCCGCCGGCGCGAaccggtcgacgaggaactTGAACGTCTCGCCCCGCACGCcctggacggcgaggacggcgtcctTGGTGAGGGAGGTGAAGTGAAGCCTCAGGTGGCGTTCCAGCAACGACTTCCAGTCGTCCGGGTCGTATCCCGCCTCGAGCGGCCGCAGCCGGACGTAGGTGCCCTTGGGCAGCTGCTGGGCGTGCACGGTGATGCGGAGGGGCAAAGGGACCGCGTcctcggtcggtcggtcgacggccgactccGCCGactccgccgccgtggcgagATGCTTCGggtcgacggccaaggcttCCATGAGGAACGGGCTGAGGCCCAAGGTTCCCTCGGGCGCCGAAAACTCCCGAATGCCGGCGTGGACGACGTTTCCGTTGGCCGGGTTCACCAGCCGAAACATGAGGGGGTGCGGAAGCTGCTCGCCGTTTTCCCGCGGCCCCCCGtggaggccgccgtcgtgggcgcCGAACGGGTCGACGGAGCCAAAGGCGGCacccgtcggccgtcgagagggggcagcggcgaggagctgctcgagAGCGGATGGGGGGAGGATGATCTTGTCGCCCGAAAGATTCTTGATCGACGTCAGCGTCGGATGGAGTGCCGTGTACGCGGCGGACCAGCGCAGCGCGGGGAGGTCGTCCATGGCTCGGCAGGCTGCCGGGCCCGGAGGCAGCAGCTCTTCTATGGTCAGGGAACAACAACGGTGAGGGAGGCAGACGTGCGACTGTCCATGTCGAAGAAGTTATATCATTGCTGTGATGTCGTGGATGTGTGCAGACAAGTCTCCATGCACAGgatgcaggtgcaggtgtcGGTCGAACatgccgtacaagtaattaagtactggCAAGCAAGCACGCAGGCTGCTGACTGATGACgtggggtacggagtacggagtattattagAGAGTCAATTCGAACCAGTCCGAACTGATTGATCAGTCAGCAAGCTTCTGTCTCCTTCCATGGTGGTGCGTGGAGCGAGCCCACCAAAACTTGCCCACGTCACGTGCCGCGACACCGTGTTGGTTGGCGCGAGCTCTGTCccgtattacggagtaattaccaGTGTTCGCACGCACTCTACTCTGCGCAGGTAgctgtaataattactactacGGTATTGGTATTCGGAGGAATCATGGCATCCACTGCACACGAAAAACACCTAGTATACAAGTAGTGTACTTGTTTTacgtatgtacagtacagataCTCTGACAGAAGACTGTAGTCTAAAGTCTGCGGTACGGAGGAATAAAGACTATGACGGTATGattgcaagtattatttttgagcaagtactccgtacttgtgcgtactgatgtacagtaagtacttaaatgcatgtacttgtacttgtactgcacatgtacatgtaaccGTGGAGATGGTGAGCGAGCAAATTGTACTTGATTACAATcaacgagtacatgtgctactTGTATCGAGATGCGAAAGGTACCAAAATGGTAGGCGCATGGCAAACGATTTTCAACATCGTCCATTTCCTACCATTCCTCTCTGCCGACCTTTTTTGCTCATTACTATGGCACCTCGCGCAGGCCAGCATACGCATCGGGGCGCTCTCCGGTTTTCGGGCCCCGCTGCGGACCGGACGCGGCCCCTCAGCACCCGTCTCGGcagacgatgccgatgcgcTTGTGAGGCAGGTTGTGCATAATAATAGCCTATGGGGCCTTGCGGTGCCATGGCGTGCATTGTATCCGCAcctccgtacgccgtactcgtgctcggTGGGTGCAACACACAGGCTCGGCGGCTACACGCCGTGTCCATGCAGTCGGTACGAAGTCGCTGCCCGTTTCCCTGCTCGAGAATGTCCAACACGTAGTCCCTGCGCAGTGGGTGCAGTCCctgtgcagtaggtgtagtcCCTGCGCAGTGGGTGCAGTCCctgtgcagtaggtgtagtcCCTGCGCAGTGGGTGCAGTCCctgtgcagtaggtgtagtccctgtgcagtaggtgtagtcCCTCGGCAGAGGGTGTGGTCCCTGTGCAGTAAATGAGtccctgtacagtactagtaagtaggtgtggtCCCTGTGCAGTAAACGAGTCTCTGCGCAGTCCCTCGGCAGTAGGTGTAGTccctgtacagtaggtgtaatcCCTCGGCAGAGAGTGTAGTCCctgtgcagtaggtgtagttcTTGTGCAGTAAATGTAGTCCCTGTACAATAGATGTAGTCCCTGTGCAGAAGGTGAAGTCCCTCGGCAGAGGGGTAGTCCCTGTGCAGCAAATGATTCCCTGTAGAgtagtaccttagtaggtagtaagtaggtgtagtcCCTCAGCAGTAGTAGGTGTAGTCCCTCAGCAGTAGGTGTAGTCCCTGTGCAGTAGATGCAGTCCCCATGCTTGCCCATGAGGCCGCACGCCCTGCAGTACCACGGAAGCCCAGGCACAGGGCGGGAATCTCGCCGACCTTGGCgcgccgagacggcgccgagcgTCTTTGATATTGCCTACGGGATCCCATGGTGACCAGAAGCTGCGAGTAATTGCCTCCAATTGGATCGCATCCTCATGATTCACGACGGCAACACGAGCATCGACGCACAAGTAagcgtcgacgacaacgccAAGATGGCACATGCATCCCATCGGAAAGCGCCCGTCGACGGGCAATCGACAGGGAACCAAGAGGGGATCAACAGGAAATCAACAGGGAATCAATCGGCAGGGAATCTACAGCGAACCAACGGGGAACCGTCGAGCCGGACGCTGAATCAAGAGGCGTCGCGGCGTGCGGGAGACGGACGGACTGACTGGTTGGCCCTGCGCGCTGCGTCGCCACGTCGGGCGGATCGACGACTaggccgacgccatcgacgcaCAGGCTACATAAGCGCCTCGCCTCTGGCATGTCCATTCGCTCGCTCCTTCCATGGCCATTCGTCCTTTGAGACCCCAGATTTGACCTCGGTCGCCCTTTCCGCCCTTGCCCCTTCATCACCTTCATCACTGACCGCCTCTT encodes:
- a CDS encoding ubiquitin fusion degradation protein, which translates into the protein MDDLPALRWSAAYTALHPTLTSIKNLSGDKIILPPSALEQLLAAAPSRRPTGAAFGSVDPFGAHDGGLHGGPRENGEQLPHPLMFRLVNPANGNVVHAGIREFSAPEGTLGLSPFLMEALAVDPKHLATAAESAESAVDRPTEDAVPLPLRITVHAQQLPKGTYVRLRPLEAGYDPDDWKSLLERHLRLHFTSLTKDAVLAVQGVRGETFKFLVDRFAPAGDGICVVDTDLEVDIEPLDEEQARESLRRIASRAHAASSRGSSQGGELSIWKEVGGRVAPGDHVDFTLPSWDRARPLVVALGGAQGHGLDLFVSPKSSRQRVPPRESNHVFGDFGPSEGGIKSIAVSPTDAAMDGAEAIMVSVYAPAERMPSSDAVPFTLRARAAAAAADDDDDERAADGSTSVEGQGHGADAERCENCLQWVPGRTMVLHESFCRRNNVACADCRAVFRKGSAEWEAHWHCGQDEACGDDAAGKARHDQVFHTHHRCPACDVVAPSLPDLARHRTTVCPGKLILCRFCHLEVPQEGDPLRPAAEVTLSGMTAHELADGARTTECHLCDRIVRLRDMETHLKHHDLDKVGRAKPDTCRNPLCGRTRHGVGPKGRVGVGVGAAGQGPANDVGLCSVCFGPLYVSMHDPDGRALARRMERRYLQQLMTGCGKAHCANERCRTGRANAGLEPLASEAKAALPEARRLLADVDGEAAPLYFCVDEANQQRRRAAESVAADKVWELAWCVAAAEAERGNVARMREWLQAWAPRR